The proteins below come from a single Acidobacteriota bacterium genomic window:
- a CDS encoding amino acid permease, whose amino-acid sequence MENQDQSAHLRRELGFRDVFFFYVITVFNLRWLATAAAAGPSAITIWVIACLALFVPLVFCVLELSSRYPEEGGLYIWSKRAFGNYAGFMTGWNYWASNLPYFPGLLYFVAANILFVGGDSLQHLSTSPVYFISVALIGLTLAVVLNVIGLDVTKYLYAAGAVCLWTATGIVMVLGGLAWWKFGSANEISFKTLIPSTNLKDVVFWSTIAFAFGGVESASTMGDEIRDARRTIPRAIIAAAVVITGLYILGTLSVLLALPQSEVSSLQGILQAVSKVEHRIGVSGLSELVALLVAISVLGGIGAWFAATARLAFVAGLDKFLPPAFGKIHPKWGTPYVALLVQAGVAAVFAFLGQAGTTVRGAYEVLVSMGIIANFIPFLFMFAALIKVQSFPAGPDVLRVPGGKPVAIIAGALGFFTTALSIVLATIPSESEPNPALAVVKIIGLTFVLLLIGTGIFVAGTRAQKR is encoded by the coding sequence ATGGAAAATCAGGACCAGTCAGCGCACTTGCGCCGTGAACTCGGTTTTCGCGATGTGTTCTTTTTCTATGTCATCACGGTATTTAACCTGCGCTGGCTGGCGACGGCGGCAGCGGCGGGGCCGAGTGCCATCACCATCTGGGTGATTGCCTGCCTGGCACTGTTTGTGCCGCTGGTGTTCTGTGTGTTGGAGTTGTCATCACGGTATCCGGAAGAGGGCGGCCTGTATATCTGGAGCAAGCGCGCCTTTGGGAATTATGCGGGCTTTATGACTGGATGGAATTACTGGGCATCAAATCTGCCCTATTTTCCAGGACTGCTGTATTTTGTCGCCGCAAATATTCTGTTTGTCGGTGGAGATTCGCTCCAACACCTGTCAACCAGTCCCGTCTATTTTATTTCAGTCGCGCTGATTGGTTTGACGCTGGCCGTGGTGTTGAATGTGATTGGGCTTGATGTCACCAAATATCTCTATGCGGCGGGTGCGGTTTGCCTGTGGACGGCAACTGGAATCGTAATGGTGCTCGGTGGGCTGGCGTGGTGGAAATTTGGCTCGGCCAACGAAATCAGCTTCAAAACCCTGATTCCAAGTACCAACCTCAAGGATGTGGTGTTCTGGTCCACGATTGCGTTTGCCTTTGGCGGTGTGGAGAGTGCTTCGACAATGGGTGATGAGATCCGCGATGCCCGGCGGACCATCCCTCGGGCTATTATCGCGGCGGCGGTGGTCATTACCGGGCTTTATATTTTAGGAACATTGAGTGTGTTGCTGGCGCTGCCGCAATCAGAAGTGAGCAGCTTGCAAGGCATTTTGCAGGCCGTTTCCAAGGTTGAACACCGGATTGGCGTTTCCGGGCTCTCGGAACTGGTCGCCTTGCTGGTGGCCATCAGCGTGCTGGGCGGTATCGGCGCCTGGTTTGCGGCCACGGCCCGACTGGCGTTTGTTGCGGGGTTGGACAAATTCCTGCCGCCGGCGTTTGGAAAAATTCACCCGAAATGGGGAACACCCTATGTCGCGTTACTGGTGCAGGCCGGAGTTGCGGCGGTGTTTGCTTTTTTGGGGCAGGCGGGAACCACCGTTCGCGGAGCCTATGAAGTGCTGGTCAGTATGGGAATCATCGCCAATTTCATCCCGTTTCTGTTTATGTTTGCAGCGTTGATCAAAGTTCAATCCTTCCCGGCTGGCCCGGACGTGTTGCGCGTTCCTGGAGGAAAACCGGTTGCCATAATCGCCGGAGCCCTTGGATTTTTCACCACGGCGCTCTCGATTGTTTTGGCGACGATTCCTTCGGAAAGCGAACCCAACCCCGCGCTGGCGGTTGTGAAAATCATTGGGCTGACATTTGTGTTGCTTCTCATTGGAACGGGAATCTTTGTTGCTGGTACCCGAGCCCAAAAGAGATAA